The following proteins come from a genomic window of Candidatus Bathyarchaeia archaeon:
- a CDS encoding iron ABC transporter permease, whose product MVPTSTALGWYRAGAADVLRVLFMPDESPLSTVVWDLRLRRVLAAMIIGAILAGSGAAIQASLRNPLASPFTFGLSFAASLGVAIALLFLQGGGVERFRISIYNPLVVSASAFAFSLLQVLIILLLSYRAGLSARALVLSSISLSFCYQAILYLIQYLVLNEVLVSTVIFWSFGDLGRIAWGELKAVALISAAVIIPYFLYRSLDYDLLLAGDELTKSAGVSPKRIRLETAIIAALGAALATSFVGVIGFVGLVAPHIGRSLVGGSHRYLMPASMVVGSLMLVLSDLLGRTIIAPTIIPVGIMTSLIGAPLLIYLLIKGGGYGSGD is encoded by the coding sequence ATGGTCCCGACATCCACGGCCTTGGGCTGGTATAGGGCTGGCGCAGCAGACGTCCTACGGGTGTTGTTCATGCCGGACGAAAGCCCGCTTTCGACCGTGGTGTGGGATTTGAGGCTCAGGCGCGTCTTGGCCGCGATGATCATAGGGGCCATCTTGGCCGGCTCGGGGGCCGCGATACAAGCATCCCTTAGGAATCCGCTCGCGTCCCCATTCACATTCGGGCTATCCTTCGCCGCCTCTTTGGGGGTCGCGATAGCCCTTCTGTTCCTACAAGGGGGCGGTGTTGAAAGATTCCGGATCTCTATATACAACCCCTTGGTGGTATCGGCCTCCGCCTTCGCCTTCTCTCTTCTTCAAGTCCTAATAATACTCCTACTCTCCTACAGGGCCGGGCTGAGCGCGAGGGCCCTAGTCCTTTCGTCCATATCCCTATCCTTCTGCTACCAAGCCATCCTATACTTGATCCAATACTTGGTTTTGAACGAGGTCCTAGTATCCACGGTGATCTTTTGGAGCTTCGGAGATCTCGGTAGGATCGCTTGGGGCGAGCTTAAGGCGGTCGCCTTGATATCCGCGGCGGTGATAATCCCCTACTTTCTATACAGGAGCTTGGACTACGACCTCCTACTCGCCGGCGACGAGCTGACGAAGTCGGCTGGCGTGAGCCCCAAGAGGATCAGGCTGGAGACGGCCATAATTGCGGCCTTGGGGGCGGCTTTGGCGACATCCTTCGTGGGCGTGATAGGATTCGTGGGCCTCGTCGCGCCCCATATAGGTAGATCGCTAGTCGGCGGGAGCCATAGGTACCTAATGCCCGCCTCGATGGTCGTCGGATCCTTGATGCTCGTCCTTTCGGATCTCCTCGGGAGGACGATAATAGCGCCGACGATAATACCCGTCGGAATAATGACCTCCCTGATAGGCGCCCCCCTATTGATTTATCTTTTGATCAAGGGTGGGGGATATGGCAGTGGGGATTAA
- a CDS encoding 50S ribosomal protein L40e: MPITDAWKKQLAQRHRLFYKICRKCGSRNPIGAEKCRRCRGRNLRLKNRELGTK; the protein is encoded by the coding sequence TTGCCCATCACGGACGCATGGAAGAAGCAGCTGGCCCAAAGGCATAGGCTATTCTATAAAATATGCAGGAAATGCGGCTCAAGGAACCCAATAGGCGCCGAGAAGTGCCGCAGGTGCAGGGGCAGGAACCTGAGACTCAAGAACAGGGAGCTGGGCACCAAATGA
- a CDS encoding mechanosensitive ion channel yields MDLDLDLILKASFSIAAILCAYLLVRLAINPIIERTMTRARASRGSISFMKSAIDALVYFMAVVIAISQFGIRLEIVYVFFGVILIGLMFGFKDLLENFIAQYLILSYSPFKEGDSISIGGITGRVMKVSSVYTEISSNGDRVYVPNSLLLRAAVTIPAASGLTKFTLPIKVGAPFVDEAERIILSIARENKELTIPPDPEVNVVSIDERSAELQLSVYVTNPKKGAAVASRILKDVQRAFFEKGIYERIDQEGNCPHRTG; encoded by the coding sequence ATGGATTTGGATCTCGATCTAATCCTCAAGGCCTCCTTCTCAATCGCCGCGATCCTATGTGCTTACCTGCTCGTCAGGCTAGCCATAAATCCCATAATAGAAAGGACCATGACTAGGGCAAGGGCCAGCCGGGGCTCAATATCCTTCATGAAGAGCGCCATCGATGCCCTAGTATATTTCATGGCGGTAGTAATCGCGATTTCTCAATTCGGCATAAGGTTGGAGATAGTTTATGTCTTCTTCGGCGTTATCTTGATCGGATTGATGTTCGGGTTCAAGGACCTATTGGAGAATTTCATAGCGCAATACCTCATCCTCTCATACTCCCCGTTCAAGGAGGGCGATTCCATAAGCATCGGGGGCATCACCGGGAGGGTCATGAAGGTGAGCTCGGTCTACACTGAGATAAGCTCTAATGGGGATAGAGTATACGTCCCGAACAGCCTATTGCTCAGGGCGGCCGTAACGATCCCAGCGGCCTCCGGATTAACGAAGTTCACATTGCCCATCAAGGTCGGCGCCCCCTTCGTTGATGAGGCCGAGCGGATAATCCTATCGATAGCGAGGGAGAACAAGGAGCTGACGATACCCCCCGACCCGGAGGTGAACGTCGTAAGCATAGATGAGCGATCGGCCGAACTACAATTATCCGTCTACGTAACCAATCCGAAGAAGGGGGCAGCGGTGGCATCGAGGATCTTGAAAGATGTCCAACGCGCATTCTTTGAGAAGGGCATCTATGAGCGGATCGATCAAGAGGGGAATTGCCCCCATCGCACCGGATGA
- a CDS encoding ABC transporter ATP-binding protein: protein MAVGIKVYDIELQYRSVRALDGVSLEVRGGEILSIIGPNGSGKSTLLKVINGVLKPRMGVVYLNGKALQEMPKREVAMKIGIVPQRIAPAGMLTVFDFVLTGRRPRMSFAPSKIDEERAREALKAVGASHLEGRILEELSGGEFQRVVIARALAGEPEVMLLDEPTNNLDLKYQVEILNLIRTMRSNGLCIIMAMHDLTQAYRISDKVLMLSYGKVFAAGKPEDVLTPENILKVYNVPVYMIREYGILVPRFEMG, encoded by the coding sequence ATGGCAGTGGGGATTAAGGTCTATGATATCGAGCTCCAATATAGGAGCGTTAGGGCTTTAGATGGAGTGTCCTTGGAGGTAAGGGGTGGCGAGATATTATCCATAATCGGACCAAACGGCTCTGGAAAGAGCACCCTCTTGAAGGTGATCAATGGTGTTCTGAAGCCTAGAATGGGAGTGGTTTACCTCAATGGAAAAGCTTTGCAGGAAATGCCCAAAAGGGAGGTCGCGATGAAAATAGGAATCGTGCCCCAAAGAATAGCTCCCGCTGGAATGCTGACGGTATTCGACTTCGTATTGACCGGTAGAAGGCCGCGTATGAGCTTTGCTCCGTCGAAAATCGATGAGGAAAGGGCGAGGGAAGCGTTGAAAGCGGTGGGGGCCTCGCATTTGGAAGGTAGGATCTTGGAGGAGTTGAGCGGAGGGGAGTTTCAACGCGTTGTTATTGCAAGGGCCTTAGCAGGGGAACCCGAGGTCATGCTGCTCGATGAACCCACCAACAATTTGGACCTCAAATATCAGGTTGAGATACTCAATTTGATAAGGACCATGCGCTCGAATGGATTGTGCATAATAATGGCAATGCACGATCTTACCCAAGCTTATAGGATCTCTGATAAAGTTTTGATGTTGAGCTATGGGAAGGTCTTCGCAGCTGGGAAGCCGGAGGATGTGCTGACGCCGGAGAACATCCTTAAAGTCTATAACGTTCCCGTGTACATGATCAGGGAATATGGAATCCTAGTGCCGAGATTCGAAATGGGATGA
- a CDS encoding DUF5679 domain-containing protein: MFCLRCREKVQLDEKDVSKEKTAKGRPMLRAKCPKCGAKMTKFVK; encoded by the coding sequence ATGTTCTGCCTGAGGTGTAGAGAGAAGGTCCAGCTGGATGAAAAGGATGTCTCCAAGGAGAAGACCGCTAAGGGCCGCCCAATGCTTAGGGCGAAATGTCCAAAGTGTGGGGCGAAGATGACGAAATTCGTGAAATAG
- a CDS encoding acylphosphatase → MDVVRAHVFVSGLVQGVFFRHETAKRAIRLGVKGWVRNLPDGRVEAIFEGERESVEKLLEFCRHGPPGAIVEDLEVRWEDYRGEFKDFRVIR, encoded by the coding sequence TTGGATGTTGTCAGAGCCCATGTCTTTGTAAGCGGGCTCGTCCAAGGGGTGTTCTTCCGACATGAAACTGCAAAGAGGGCCATAAGGCTGGGCGTAAAGGGATGGGTTAGAAACCTACCCGATGGGAGGGTCGAGGCTATATTCGAAGGCGAGAGGGAAAGCGTGGAAAAATTGTTGGAGTTCTGCCGCCATGGACCACCCGGGGCCATTGTTGAGGATTTGGAGGTCCGCTGGGAGGATTATAGGGGGGAGTTCAAGGACTTCAGGGTGATCCGCTGA
- a CDS encoding cyclophilin-like fold protein: MAKALKIRVLGGPEVEVELGPENKGVADSILSALPIESKAHRWGDEIYFETPVEAKGDVAKEDVEVGDVAYWPEGRAICIFFGPTPISRGDKPKAYSPVYVFGRVLIDPEILRKIPEGALLKVDAA, encoded by the coding sequence TTGGCGAAGGCCCTAAAGATAAGGGTCCTAGGGGGCCCCGAGGTCGAAGTTGAACTCGGGCCCGAGAATAAGGGGGTAGCCGATTCGATCCTCTCAGCCCTCCCCATAGAATCCAAGGCCCATCGATGGGGGGATGAGATATATTTTGAGACTCCCGTGGAGGCCAAGGGGGATGTTGCCAAGGAGGATGTTGAGGTTGGCGATGTGGCATACTGGCCGGAGGGCAGGGCCATCTGCATATTCTTCGGCCCAACCCCGATCAGCCGCGGGGATAAGCCCAAGGCCTACAGCCCGGTCTACGTATTTGGAAGAGTCTTGATAGATCCGGAGATCCTTAGGAAGATACCGGAGGGGGCCCTCCTCAAGGTGGATGCCGCTTAG
- a CDS encoding phosphoglycolate phosphatase, with product MEHMVIRAVATDVDGTLAPGDSNIPLESIKAIRDLEAKGIAVILASGNIYPSLMGLRRYLGCSGAIICEGGGAVEYRGEVRIIGSKEKALRALRRLRELFGDRIVEPWSNPYRFTDIAIERRVEKCLIEDVLREFPDVRLFDTGFYYHIIDKAANKGVGLRAAAEMMGLRLEEVAAIGDSENDLDMLQEAGFAAVVANAPPFMKEVADYVASRPNGQGFVEIAELIMASRTQ from the coding sequence ATGGAACATATGGTCATAAGGGCCGTCGCCACCGATGTCGACGGGACCTTAGCTCCCGGCGATAGCAATATCCCGTTGGAGTCCATAAAGGCGATTAGGGATTTGGAGGCCAAAGGGATAGCCGTCATATTGGCATCGGGAAACATCTACCCATCCCTAATGGGTTTGAGAAGATACCTCGGTTGCAGCGGAGCCATAATATGTGAGGGGGGCGGGGCCGTGGAATATCGCGGCGAGGTCAGAATAATAGGATCGAAGGAGAAGGCCCTCAGGGCCCTAAGGAGGTTGAGGGAATTGTTCGGCGATAGGATCGTGGAGCCATGGTCGAACCCATATAGGTTCACCGATATAGCAATAGAGAGAAGGGTCGAAAAGTGCTTGATCGAGGATGTTCTAAGAGAATTTCCGGATGTGAGGCTTTTTGATACTGGTTTCTACTACCACATAATAGACAAGGCGGCGAATAAGGGCGTCGGGCTCAGGGCCGCTGCCGAGATGATGGGCTTGAGGCTCGAGGAGGTGGCGGCCATCGGGGATAGCGAGAACGACTTGGATATGCTCCAAGAGGCGGGGTTCGCTGCCGTCGTGGCGAATGCGCCACCCTTCATGAAGGAGGTTGCCGACTACGTGGCATCGCGCCCGAACGGTCAAGGTTTCGTTGAGATCGCCGAGCTCATAATGGCGTCGCGCACCCAATAG